TGACTTCCTTGTAACTTTGCATGTATTCAACACCTTTCTTCGTCGTCTTATACACATTCTTTCCATTTACTTCTATAATTTCAAGCAGCTGTATTTTCAGCAACAATTTAAGGTACGTATTCAATTGGGAAAAACTCAAGTTGGCTTTATACATAATCTGAGTTTTCAGTGCTCCATCTTTAGAAATGTCAAGGATTTCTGCAATAATCAATAAGCGGTCTCTACGTTTACGCGGGTTATCCCAGTTTATCAATCTGTACACCTTGTCTAGAAATGTTGTCTATAACATTCTCGGGTAGGGTGTGTTAAAAGGGGTGTTTCGCAAGATTCCATATTACGTGGAACGACATATCTTTCCCCGCAATTTTAGTTTAGTGCTTCTAAA
This portion of the Candidatus Bathyarchaeota archaeon genome encodes:
- a CDS encoding winged helix-turn-helix domain-containing protein — its product is MINWDNPRKRRDRLLIIAEILDISKDGALKTQIMYKANLSFSQLNTYLKLLLKIQLLEIIEVNGKNVYKTTKKGVEYMQSYKEVIEILSGNSSNNNCPRIKGGPTIYWIKKP